The Patescibacteria group bacterium region ATCTTGATAATTTTATATTTTATTTCCTTGCCGACCATATTGGTCATCGCCACCTCGTCGCCGGCTTTTTTCCCCAAAAGCGCTTGGCCTAAGGGCGACTCATTTGAAATAAATCCTTGGGCCGGATCGGTTTCTTCAGAACCAACAATGGTAAACTCAAGCTTCTTCTCTCCTTGATTTAATCTGACGGTTGAACCAATCATCACGGTCTGGGTCTGGTTTTTTTTCTTAATCACTTCGGCCCGCTTGATGAGATTTTCCAGCTCTAAAATTTTCGTCTCGTTTAGAGTTTGGGCTTCCCGAACTGCCTGGTATTC contains the following coding sequences:
- the greA gene encoding transcription elongation factor GreA; protein product: MDQDNNKPYYVSEAGLAKLKQKLELLKTAERQRLIERLKDAVDQGDLSENSEYQAVREAQTLNETKILELENLIKRAEVIKKKNQTQTVMIGSTVRLNQGEKKLEFTIVGSEETDPAQGFISNESPLGQALLGKKAGDEVAMTNMVGKEIKYKIIKIL